The genome window TTCACTTGTTGACTGCGGCACTGCACATTAAAAATGGATCACAAGTGCGGGCCAGACGGGCGTGCCCTAAATggagcgcacgcacgcacaaggGGGGGCGTGGGCCGATGCTGCAGTGCAGGTGGTCCGGCTTGAGCTGGGCTGCAGAGACCACGCCCTGAATGCCTCGTGTGCAACATGAGAGTGGCATCATTGCCTTTTTCCTGATTTAATGTCAACATTATAAATAAGGGTGGGAAAAGTACACAAATTTGAAGACAAGTATAAAAAtgataagaaaaaatatttaacattttattattctattaattattttttcattattatatgATTCTTTATTATtctatttgtattattattattaagtatAATAAAtgataagaaaaaatatttaacattttattgttctattaattattttgtaaattagAATTCCATTTTTCCACATCTGAAAATGTCCTGGCTCATCTGTACAATTTAAAAGTCTAATAACGCCCTCGTGCATAAAATTTGACCCGCCCATGTCTGGTAAAGATCCTCACATGATCACACCACACCATTGCAACatgtcgatttttttttttacttcaccaCGCctccactaggtggcagtagACACCGCAGAACAAATACTTGAGTCATGTGTGGACTCACCCGTCCAGCTGAGTCCCAGATGGTCAGCGACAATGGCCATGCGGAGGTCCGTTCTCTCGCAGGGACTCTGAGGACCTAAAACCGGGCAGTGcagcacaaaaaataattagaaaTTGCAGCTGGATGAATAAATCTAACAAAAAGAGAATGCTGAGAATGAGACGACACACAAAGGCGCTCTGGTGAGTCATTAGTTGTAGTGTTGGTGGATAAAACTAAGAAGACTAATTTGAGCTCACTGTCTCAACTTTTCTGGCCAAACTATTCTCAATCACTTTCAGTTGAAGAGTGGACACCCCATGATATTTATTATGATGCATAATCCATGCATGTGAGGCCAGAAAAGCACTTAGGGTGTAACGTCGGCTAATATTGTTAGTAGTTAAGTTTCACATCACAAACCATCAGGCAACATTCCCCCGGCTGACGAAAGCAACTACCGGCCGGCGCTTGACATCAGGAGGCTGAACTCACGCAAAGTGCCCGATTGTCAAGTTGGGGTCGATGAATTGTTTTCGTAGTGCACCCAAGAGTCCAAACATCACCAAGATCAGGCAAGCAGACTTAAACCAACACGTCACAATCTGACAAATCATCCGACAAATTGACTACTTTGAGAAGGCTAGAACTGAAAACCTAGACAACTTAAAAGAAAGACTTTCGCTAATTCCAGACCGTACCTTCCACTAAAATATCAAGAACAGAACTCACCCTGTGCAGGGCTTCATCAGACAACACAAGGATGACACAAACAAGAGAACGCTACACAACAAGAGCACCCACAACAGCTACATGCATAAGAGAAGATACACAAGGTGTTTACAAAAAGTTTACAAACTAGTCGTGTTTGCCGTGACGGGAATCGTGATCAAGCTCACTCCCTTCATCCTTCTGCTCCTCCCACTCGATTGTCGGCCTACTCTTCCTCCACAGGGTGGAGGGTGTGGATGTGGTGCCAGTGGTGCCGATGCAGGTGGAGCTAGCGGTGCGTGCAGGGCAGAAACACCTAGAAGCTCGTCTAGATGGTTCTGAAAAGGACGTGTCCCTGCAGTTCTCTCGGTCTTCAATGGAAGGTGATGCCCGGTTCTGACTTTTGTTCAGATTCCTTGGGAATGGTTGGGTCCAGAAAGTAACCTATCGATATGTCCTTTGCTTGAGTGTTAATATGAATCTTAATTGTGCGAGTCTCCAATGGCTTTCACTACTGGGATTTTAgatcaaaaaaatcaattctgTCAAAACCTGGACTTGCATATGTCTCTGGATTCTGTGCTTCTTAATGCTACATTcgtaaaaatgaataaataagggTAATATCGATACCAGAAACCTAAAACTGCCAATCTGTGATCTTAAATAAAGTGGAGGTCGCTACCGGTGTTTAGTGTTTGTTGGTCGGTCACTTCTTGAGAAGGTGCAGAGGGAGAATTTGGGTTACCCAAATCCTTGAAAGTGTCCAAAAGTTTGTCCAAAGGACTTGTGTCATTTATAAAATAATCTGTTAGATAATTCGAGCAATTTGCATAGTTTACAAGATCAGAATTTGAACCTGAAGCTATGATATTAAAATCATCTAAAGTGCTTGGACAGTCAAAATGACTTTCAGTAGTCTTATCAGATGTTCTGAATGTGGTGAATTTGGTGTTGGTGGTTGTGTCTCCGCCAGCGGCGTTTGGTATTTCTAACGGGACCGTAGTCGCCTGTACAGGGACTTGAGGGAAAACTACAGGGACACACATGGGGTCTTGATCGCTGTCGTCTACCTCTGTGTCCCTGACCCTGTACTTGCCCGCGGCGTAGGAATGCTCACCAATTTGAAAAAACTGGAGCCTCTCCTCCACCATGTCCCTCTTGCTCATGTCAATCGCACCACTGCGCGTCATCTCAAACATCTTTCCCTCGTGGAACGGGAAGGGGTTGGGCTCACTCGTCGGCGTGCTATCGTCCGTCGGCGTGCGAGCAGGGGTGCTGTCAGGCGTGGTGGCTTGAGATTGCTCGTCGACGGCTCGTCCGAAAGGCTTTGGCTCACCGTTGCTGGCCTGCGTTCCTCCCATGTCGACGATATCTTCTTCAGCGCCTTTACTCGGCCAGGGGTCAAAGTCCAACCCTTTGGTCGCAACAGTCTTAAATGGTGAATTGAACTCCTCTTCTAACTTATAGCTAAAGTATGTTTCTGAAAATCCCTCTTTAGCTGAAAGTTTCTGTCCATTCATATCAACGCTGTCTTTTGGAACATCATTCCCACCATCTGATGCTATGTCTTTCTGGTCCTTCAGACATTCTTCTGGGGTTTTCTCCTCTTCAATAACTTCTAGTTTAGTTTGAGGAAAAGAGCGGTCTAAGGGCCTGAAAGAGTCCGTCGCCCAGACATCTCGCCTGCTGTCCAGACCGGCTAAGGATTTCAAGTCGGCTTGTTCGTACATACCATCGTCCTCATCTTGAAGGTCGTACCCATCTAGGGAGTCTATCTCTGTGGCATCAGTGTCGTGAGAAAATTCAGCTGTTGTGGCTAGCGAACAGTCCGTTATGGACTGGTCGTTTCCGTTTTGTTCACATTCATAGTCCTCCCCGTTGCCGTTGGAACCATTGGAACCGTTAGAACCGTTGATTCCAATCAGAGGTTCATTGttgtttccatttttgtcatgttttttctgGTTTTCCTTCTCCCTCCTCTGTTGATCCTCTTCCCGAGGAGCTTTGAAAGTAAATTTCTTGGAGGGAATCGGGTGAAAGACTGACTCTTCATCAGCGTCATCGTCCCCATTGGACTGACTGTCGTCCACCTCAGGCGGCACTGGGGAGGGGGGCTGAATACGTATTATTGGTTCAATCAGCATCTTCTCCTGTTCTTCCTGTAAATTCACCTCCATCATTTCTGTCTCAGTTTCTGACGAAGCACAAGAACCTTTTCTGTCTGGATCAGAAGTCTCTGAGAGGTCCAACGGCGGTGGAGGAGGAAATTCAATGTATGCAACACCTTTGTCTTTAGAGGTCTCCTGTCCAGCTTTCTCATCATATCCATTAAGGATGGAGCTATTCTCTAATCTCGGATAGTTATCAGTCATTAGCGCTTCCTgcatgttagcattagctaaGTCAGCACTGATGCTAGTTTGGATTCCAGGTGTGGTCTTTTGAAAAGAGATGATGGCTTTTCCTTGGTCATCTTGTTCCAATTCCTCAGGTACCTCCATGATTGGGCTGGGTTTATCTGGCATCAATTCCATAAAGCCATCAGGGGTCTTGGCGGTGAGGTCATAGCTGACCTCTTCAGAGCTGGGGGTGTCTGGCGTAACGGGGCTTTTCCCTGAGCTATCTATGAAGGATATCTGTTCTAGGGTGTCATCATCTGGGCTGAGGGGACCAAGTCCAGAAACTGACTTTTGTTTCACAGCATGCAGCCCCCCTTTGGCCTCCCTTTCAGCCTGGCGGCCAACCTGAAGACTAACATAAACAGGTAGCCTTTTAATGCCTTTGAAATTTTCTTTGGTTGCTGCGGCAGCTGGAGGCGTTATGACTTCTTCCAGAATGTCTTTGGAACAGAGTAAGTTATTCGAATTTGAATCTTTGGGGATGTTATCAAGGATttcaaatgtaacattttcatttggtaGGGTGGCGCTTGCCCCgaggcttttatttttagataaCGTGGGAATCTGTGAAGGTTTTGTTACCGGATATTTCTTAGGCGGGTCATTGTCATTAGAATTGAATGTGGTTCTTATAGGAATTTGAGTATCAGACTTTTTTCttaagtttttatttattacgtCGTCGCTATCTATTCTTGAAACGTCTGTTGTGACTTTGTTAGCGTCGCTATTTATCTccgaaaatgttttttgtggtGACACATTAGGGacgtttttgtttgaaaacagTTTTGGGGACTTGGGTGACGTCAAAGCGCTATCTGCTGCgtcttcattattattttggatTCTTTCCTCCTGTGATGTTTCAGTaacttttgatgttttttgatCTGTAAAAAAATGGTAAACTGGGAGTTTGCTTTCCTGTAATTTCTTTACAGAAGGTTTTGGTTGAACCGGAGGGGGTGTTTTGCTTGGCCGAGACTGGGGTTGTTTCTGAGACTCAGATTCAAACTTCATCCTCACAGAAGTAACTTTGGATGTTGATTTTATGTGGGAAGGAGAGGAGGGCTCAGACTCACAGGTCTTAGATTGTTGGCTTTTCTGAGGACTACTTGGCAAGCTAgaacttttcttttcagcaGGTAAAACTCGACCAAATGTTTTAGTAACGGAAGGATCCGCGAGTTTGGTTTTACTGAACGTTTCATCCCCCGCCTTAGTTTTTTGAGGGCTGCTGCATGCTGAGCTCGGCCAGGACCTGGGCTCTTTGAGTTCTCGTCGGACGGGCTTTCTTTCAGGTGACTGAAGTTCATCGTTTAGCTTTTCTGTTTTATCACGGAAAAATTGGGAAACCTCACAGAGTTTTTCTTCCGCTTCTTTTACAGTTTGATCAACCCTGTCCTCATAGAGGAGCTTGTCCCTGCTCCTGTCATGTTTATCCTCAGTAAATCTCATCCAGACTGCATGTTTGGGGCTACCTTGTTCAGTTGAATAATGGAGCACTGTAACTTTATCAAACTGGGGTGATTCGTCTCTTTGCATAAATGTTCCTGCTTTCGGGGAGCCATCTTTTGAGGACTTGGATACAAACTCCCTTTTAGGACTGTCTTGCTGCTCAgatgtttggttcctgtcagTCTTCATTGCCGAATCTTCTGAATCGTCTGATTGACGTGTCGAGGATGAGTCGAGTTTTTCGGAATGGAGCATTTTTTCAGCAAACCTGTAGGACTCGCCTCTGACCTCAGATAGCTCATCGTCACAGTATTCTATGGAATGCTGACTCAGCAGTTTTAGGGCTTTGTAGGAATCATCAGCTATGAGTTGAGCAGAGCTCGGCCGACTGTCCTCTTCCTGCGAAACCGGTGTATTAACACGAGATGTTTCCAGAAAATGGGGCAGGTATTCTTCAGCAATCagttcctcctcttcctgttgGCTCTCATCATAATCAAGCAGTTCCTTTATAGACTCCCCTTTATAGACGTACAGCTCAGGATGTTTCTTCGTTTCCCTGATATAAACTTCTGTGGGCTCGGATGTGCAGTGACCTTTCTCAATATGTACCTCGATTATCCGCTCGACTTTGGGTTTGGATTTATTGTCCCTGTCGAGAAATCTCGGCGACAGCTCGTCGCCTTTGACCGAGTCTTGGTTAGCTTTATGCTCAAACAGGCCCGCCAGTTCTTTGGACGGGTCCCGACCAGACTGGAAGGCTTTCATGATGTCTCGCACTGACATGCCTTCCTCAATCCCCTCTGTGGTGTCAGGCTTATGATAGACCATTCTGGTTGTCGTGGTAAtatgtgtttcttctttaaGACACATGCTCATTGAGTCCTCATCTGTCATTTGGATGGGGGCGACTGAGCTTCCTGAAGCTGCCCCTGACTCAGCAGAAGGAAGAGCAGACACAGGCTCCTCCACAAAGAAAGGCTCATCTGAGATGCTCTGACTGTAGAGATCTTCTAACCTGGTCTCAGACACACTGGGAGGGATGGAAGCATCAGTAAATAAAGGCTTGGCTTCTGTACTTTCTGCACTCTGGGGAGCAGAGGGGGTCTTTTCACTTCTAGTCTCAAAACCGCTGTCAGATAGCGGACTCTTATCCTGCTCATGAGACAGCTCCTCTGGGGATTCGAGAATGGTGTCACCCCCTGGATAAGCCTCGGCTAGTTTGCTTAGGTCTTTCTCGGACGGAGACCTGAGCATGCCAGACACCGGCGGaggcatttttaatttgtgctCCTGTATAGTCATGGAAGGCTTCAGAATgcgtttttgtttctcttcccCTTCCGTCTCCTCGTACCTGCCCTTCAACTCTGCCATTTTAGAGAGAGAGCTAGCCCCAATAGTGTTAGTTAAATAGTCGACCACTTTAGCTAAATCGAGGTCATTGTTCGACTGGTGCTTAAGTAGACGTGAGCTCTCGTCAGAGAGAACGTTTCTTCGGGCCTCCTCAATCTCATCTACAGAGAATTCCTCCCACCCATCCTCTACATTCTCTTTACTTTCATTCCCAATGTCCTTTTGTAGGATCTCGCTCACCTTCACTAAATCTTTCTTCACTTTCTCAACAAGCGTGTACGGCTCATCGTCCTCTAACTTGGTCTCACGAGGAGTGCTTATGCGTGACGTTTGGACCGTTTTGGCAGCCGTCTGTGGGTCTGTCTGTAAGATGGCTGTCATTCTCATCAGGTCTTCTTTCATGTCTGCTACATCTTTTAATATCTCCTGGTTGGAGGTGGCGGCAGTGTGGACGATGGGCGGCGTGATGTAGGGAGGCGATTTCAACTGGGAGTTAATTTTGGAGGCTGTAACGCACGACGACATGGAGGAAGAGGGGGAGGTGCGAAGGGAATCGGGAAGCGCCATTTTGAGAGAGCCTGGTCCTGGTTTAACGGGGGTCTCTGGCATGACGCTAACCAACGAGTAGACAGGTACGGTCACTGTGTTTGAGGTCACTGCAGGTACTGAGGAGGCGGCGGTAGATCTCAGAGAACTGTAAGCAGAACTTGCTGGAGCAGATCGAAGAGGGGATGACCGTGATTTAAGTGTGCCATAGCCTGTTGCGGAATAAGAGTCAATGGCTTCATTAATGGCGGCACTGATGCCAGATGTGGCTGCCTGGGTGGTGGCTTGAATCCTCTCCTGGAGGCTTCTCTCCGATAGGAGCCGAGAAGAAGGTGAGGAGGGCGTAGATGAGGACGAGGCATATTTGACAGGCGAAACGTTCCCATTCACCATGGACAATTCCGACGATGCGATGGTTGTCTTTCCGGTCGAGGTCAAAGATGACAAAGAGGTTTTCCCTCCTCGTGTTGACAGGGCTGAATCAGAAGAGGTCTTCAAAGACGACAGGGTGGAGAGGCTTTTAGCAGAGGCAGGACTTGCTGTGTCTATTTTAAAAGGCATACTCGAACTGTAGATGCTGTACGGTTTCTTTGGTGAGACGGGAGTAGTTGTGGACTTGGCCGGTACGTAACCGTTGGGTATGGCGTGAACTGGGGAGGTTCTTGACGTGTAAGGACTTTTGATAGAAGCAGGTTCTGTTGCAGATTTATATGGACTTCCAGAAGAAACAAAGGCGGGGGAAGCCTGGACAGGATACTGACCCTGCTGGATAACAGTTTTAATGGGCGATGGTATAGTCCTGTAAGACCTCACAGGGGACGAAGGGAGGATGTCGTGGGATGGTAGGTTGGTTGCTTGCAATGGAGATCCCATGCTGGCTCCAATTGGAGAACATGCAGGTGTTGGGGAGAAGGGCCAGGACGATTTCAATGGAGAAGCAGCTGCTGAGTTGGCTGGTGCATCGGCAGCGATGACGGGACCGCCCATTCCGCCGAGTTTCGCTTGGCCAGAGGCGGTAAGAGGAGCAGTTGACCATGGGGGGTAAGGTCTGGTTGGAAAGACAGGTTTGTGAGGGTGACCAGCAGGCAGTGCTCTTGCGGCTGGTGTGCTTCTCTCAACTGCTGTTTCTTCAGCGGAATTTAATGATGGAGAAATAAtgggaaaagaaatcaaaatggaTGTGGAGTAACCAAGAAAAATGGGAAAAGATAAGAAGAtgcggaggaagaagaagaagaggtcaGAGGAGGGAGAGTTGGTCAGTGAAGCAGTTCTGTTATTAAAGGAACAACAAACAGCAGTTTCATGAAGATATTTAGGAATTGACGGATTTCATTCAAAACTGTCTTCAGATGTTGCTCTCTCAAACACTGACAACAaccacaacaaaatggatgattgAAATCCAAGCCCAACAAAGcagcaaagtaaaaaaacaacgacAACAGTGGCACTGAATTGGCAACGGAAAGATGGCAGGGATGACTTCAAAAGCAgctcctcttttcagacatgAGACGTTCAGCGTATGGATTCTGCGTCTAATTTCAAACCACTTTAAAAGTGCCTTTTATCTGTTTGGTCCCAACCGATACACATGGCAAATTTCCTTTAACGACAGGTCAGACAAAccctttgccttttttccccccctaaaCTGACAAAATGTCCTCCAAAACTGACGTTTGGTCCATTTTGTCATGCACAGTCAGTAAAAAGATGGTGACAAGCCGAACCAGCCAAACTCAAGAACCCTCCTCACATGCATGGCTCACCCACATAAACCATAAAAAGcttcaaaattcaaatgggACAAACGAAAAAGTAAAGCACATGTTTCTTTGACCACCCCTGTCGACAATGAGAGAGTCAAAGAAAGAACAACCAAAAGCCGGAAGAACTCACAAGCACTGCAAAACAATTCCAAAAAccaatcatgcaaaaaaaaaaaaaaaaagatgtaccATGTCGTAAACAAGCATGTGGACAGTGCATGTTGTGTCAAGAAGAGAAACTTTACTACAACGCCTCGGacatatggattttttttaattttcttgttTGGGATGTTGTtagtgaaaatgacaaaactcaCTCAGTGCAGGCTCGGCCAGATAGCTGTAGCGCTTACGTAAGGCTAGTGAGGCAAAGGTATGACGTCGCTCGGGCTTTTCAGTCTGCAACAAtagcaaacaacacaagttGGCTATCAGGTGAACGCAACTTTGTCCTGACGATTTACAGATTGATTTTTGGGATGAAACAATTGGAACGTGGAACCAATTAAGTAATCTTAAAGGTATTACATTGGATTTATGATGTCATGCAAAAGTCAGCATTTGGTACAAGGGAAAGTGTTACATTTCCCTTGGGGGTAGCGGGCGAGAGTAAGCCTATGCTAAGCAgagcatggggggggggagggggagggagggtgtAGTTTACCTCATCCTCGCCATCTGACTCCATTTCCTGGTTCCCAAGATGCATTGCAGAAACGGGCGGCGAGGGGCGGGGCAAGGGAGACGAGTAACATAATGGAAAGCAGGAAGGGAGGAGGAAAACATCAGcgtgtggggaaaaaaaaaaaaaaaaaaaaagagagagtgaTTTACAGAAGCTCCAGAAGCCACTGTGggcaaatgcaacaaaaaaaaaaacaataaatcaaaaagCGCCATGAGAAATTGCGAGAACATCAATCAAGTCAAGCCAGCCTGAGCAAATGAAAAGTCtttagcccaaaaaaaaaaatccaacggaaaagaaaacagccaATGAGAAGCAACCACGGCGTACAATAAAGAACCAAGAAACATTAAGAGAAGCCTTAAACAGATAAAAGACACACTTTTGGaccttggatttttttttttaccctagCGCCACCGCTACTTCCCTGACGGTGAGGATGCTCATGGAAGtgacaagacaaaaatgatgacTTGATCTTACCTTTTTGGCGGCGGGTAACGTGATGTTCAAGTTGCACACTGCCGTTTGCGGCAGGCCTTTTGTGCTCTTACACTCTTTGAGAAAGGTGAGACGGCCGCACGGCTCCTGGCTGGGGTCTCGAACCTGCGGCCAGGgaggaaatttttttttatgccctGCTTTGTGTGTCCTAATTAAGTGATGAAACACGAAATGTTTAACCAAGCGGGAAATAGGATCGATTGTACACATCGGGTCAATCGATGCCTGTGAACggcgtccattttttttttttcaagtagtAGTGTGCATTTGTGGTACCTTGACGCAGAACGGCAAGCGGTTTTCTTTGAAAGCGTAGAAGTTGAGAACTAACTGCTGACCGCTTTTGGTCAGAGGGGTCAAGTTTCCGTAGCAATCCACATAAATGGGACGACCCTCCAGGACCTGAACACACCCAAAACCGGCCAGAACCGGAAATTTATAAAAGGTTCAAATACACAAGGATCCTTAAGAATGGGCACCTCAATGTCTTTGCTCCTGGCCACCTCCTCAAAGTTCTCCTGCTGCTCCAGGGTCTTGTCCACTTTGTCGTCGGTCATACAGAAGCACCTCAGCCTGGACTCCACCGGGTCGTTCATTTTGGCAAAGACAACAAACTTGGCCATGTAGGGCACGCAGATTAGCTCCCGGTATAACTGCGAGGCCAAGCCCACCGTCTCCGGGATTTGGTGGCAGTCGGCCAGCCAGAACCTGTTCAGAACCACCCGATAAGCAAATGGAAATATATGCGAGAAGAGGCCCGGCCCGGGTTCTCACCGTGCTGAAACGTTGGTTGTGAAAGACACGCAGTCGTTGACAAAGGTGAGGGGAGTCGTGCCGGTGATGTCTTCCCACTGTGCCGGCGACGTTCCACCTACAAGAGAAGGATTGGGTCTTGGGTTCTGGtaccttccaaaaaaaaaaaaacctcctaAAACCACTTCACCTGTGATGCTGCAGAGAAGGCGGAGGCAAGGTGTGCAGTCTCCTTTGTAGCCGTTGGAAAGGCCCTCGCCCGAAAGCGGCGGGACTGGGATGGTCATGGTGATGGGCTTGTGGAACTTCCTCCGTCTGGGCTCCACCGTCACGATGGGGCTGAAGGTGGCACGGTTGCCGAGGATCTTCTTCACAGTTTCGTCGGGTACCGGCTGAGCCTGAGAATCCAGAAAGGATCAGGGTATTTATTTCACGGGAAATTTGAAGGCCTCTAATGTGTGAGACTTACCTGAAGGCCAACTTTGATCTTTTTGGTAAGCGCCCCCTCGGGGAAGGAGGCCTGAACCAATAGGACGCTCCGGCTGCACACAGTCCCGCCCTCGGGTCCCATCTGATGCGTTTCCTGTCTGATGCGGGACACCACGGCAAAGTACTGTGGGAAATCTTTGGTGATGATGCGGCAGATCCTCTTCCTTTGCAACTCCTCTGCACTGTCCAGTTCTAGAAGAACATCCAATGACATTACAAGAAGTGACATTTAGACATCCTGACGTATTTTACCTTCATCCATGCCGTTGAGGAGCTGGCGGAGCTCCTCGGTCTTGCAGTCGTACAGATGCTCCTTCCAGGTTTCTCCGTTCTCGCTTCGCAGAAGGATCAGTTCTCGTTCTTGTCCTCGCATGGAACCAAAGTGGGGGATCTCCACGATCACCGGCCTGGTAGGGAAACGAATCGCATATTGACTCAAGCGACGTTCAAGGAAGATCTCAAAGTTGTTGCTCTACCATCTACACAGAACTAGAGAAGCACAGAAAGTGAACGTGTGAATGGATACGGGTTCTGCCGGGTGTTCAAGCCACGTTTCCACCAAGCGCTACAGCATTTTAAAATCCGCTTGGCAGAAATTAGGCTTTCCATTTGTTCAATGGC of Syngnathus acus chromosome 19, fSynAcu1.2, whole genome shotgun sequence contains these proteins:
- the LOC119137994 gene encoding ankyrin-3-like isoform X8, translating into MAHAASQLKKKADENLVAAEEEREKERKRARRRQRGGDVKKKTDVNACYLRAARAGNLEKALDYLKNGVDINICNQNGLNALHLASKEGHVEVVAELLQQGANVDAATKKGNTALHIASLAGQMEVVKELVTHNANINAQSQNGFTPLYMAAQENHLEVVHYLLEHGSSQSIATEDGFTPLAVALQQGHDQVVSLLLENDTKGKVRLPALHIAARKDDTKAAALLLQSDHNADVESKMMVNRTTESGFTPLHIAAHYGNINVATLLLNRGAAVDFKARNDITPLHVASKRGNGNMVRLLVERGAKIDARTKDGLTPLHCGARSGHEQVVEMLLSRSAPILSKTKNGLSPLHMATQGDHLNCVQLLLHHDAPVDDVTNDYLTALHVAAHCGHYKVAKVIVDKKANPNAKALNGFTPLHIACKKNRVKVMELLLKHGASIQAVTESGLTPIHVAAFMGHENIVHQLINHGASPNTSNVRGETALHMAARAGQSNVVRYLVQNGARVDAKAKDEQTPLHITSRLGKLDIVQLLLANGASPDTTTSSGYTPLHLAAREGHREVAATLLDQGASLGITTKKGFTPLHVAAKYGKLEVANLLLQKNAAADAAGKSGLTPLHVAAHYDNQKVALLLLKQGASPHASAKNGYTPLHIASKKNQLEIATTLLEYGASTNSVTRQGITPLHLASQEGNVDVVTLLLARDASVNAGNKYGLTPLHLAAQEDKVNVAEVLVNHGATIDPETKLGYTPLHVACHYGNVKMVHFLLKNQAKVNGKTKNGYTALHQAAQQGHTHIINLLLHHEASPNELTTNGNSALSIARRLGYISVVDTLKVVTEETLTTQTVTEKHKMNVPETMNEVLDMSDDDACKANAPEMITEDYLSDVDEEMDCESICISYSCDDAMTGDTDKYLAPQDLRELGDDSLPQEGYMGFSVGARSQSPKVSLRSFSSDRSNALNRSSFTRDSMMIEEMLAPSKEMMLCKEKSFIVEHNKRLAMAKDGDSDSLKRYSWTPDATDNVNLVSSPVHSGFLVSFMVDARGGSMRGSRHNGMRIIIPPRKCTAPTRITCRLVKRHKLASPPPMVEGEGLASRLVEVGPAGAHFLGPVIVEIPHFGSMRGQERELILLRSENGETWKEHLYDCKTEELRQLLNGMDEELDSAEELQRKRICRIITKDFPQYFAVVSRIRQETHQMGPEGGTVCSRSVLLVQASFPEGALTKKIKVGLQAQPVPDETVKKILGNRATFSPIVTVEPRRRKFHKPITMTIPVPPLSGEGLSNGYKGDCTPCLRLLCSITGGTSPAQWEDITGTTPLTFVNDCVSFTTNVSARFWLADCHQIPETVGLASQLYRELICVPYMAKFVVFAKMNDPVESRLRCFCMTDDKVDKTLEQQENFEEVARSKDIEVLEGRPIYVDCYGNLTPLTKSGQQLVLNFYAFKENRLPFCVKVRDPSQEPCGRLTFLKECKSTKGLPQTAVCNLNITLPAAKKEMESDGEDETEKPERRHTFASLALRKRYSYLAEPALKTAVERSTPAARALPAGHPHKPVFPTRPYPPWSTAPLTASGQAKLGGMGGPVIAADAPANSAAASPLKSSWPFSPTPACSPIGASMGSPLQATNLPSHDILPSSPVRSYRTIPSPIKTVIQQGQYPVQASPAFVSSGSPYKSATEPASIKSPYTSRTSPVHAIPNGYVPAKSTTTPVSPKKPYSIYSSSMPFKIDTASPASAKSLSTLSSLKTSSDSALSTRGGKTSLSSLTSTGKTTIASSELSMVNGNVSPVKYASSSSTPSSPSSRLLSERSLQERIQATTQAATSGISAAINEAIDSYSATGYGTLKSRSSPLRSAPASSAYSSLRSTAASSVPAVTSNTVTVPVYSLVSVMPETPVKPGPGSLKMALPDSLRTSPSSSMSSCVTASKINSQLKSPPYITPPIVHTAATSNQEILKDVADMKEDLMRMTAILQTDPQTAAKTVQTSRISTPRETKLEDDEPYTLVEKVKKDLVKVSEILQKDIGNESKENVEDGWEEFSVDEIEEARRNVLSDESSRLLKHQSNNDLDLAKVVDYLTNTIGASSLSKMAELKGRYEETEGEEKQKRILKPSMTIQEHKLKMPPPVSGMLRSPSEKDLSKLAEAYPGGDTILESPEELSHEQDKSPLSDSGFETRSEKTPSAPQSAESTEAKPLFTDASIPPSVSETRLEDLYSQSISDEPFFVEEPVSALPSAESGAASGSSVAPIQMTDEDSMSMCLKEETHITTTTRMVYHKPDTTEGIEEGMSVRDIMKAFQSGRDPSKELAGLFEHKANQDSVKGDELSPRFLDRDNKSKPKVERIIEVHIEKGHCTSEPTEVYIRETKKHPELYVYKGESIKELLDYDESQQEEEELIAEEYLPHFLETSRVNTPVSQEEDSRPSSAQLIADDSYKALKLLSQHSIEYCDDELSEVRGESYRFAEKMLHSEKLDSSSTRQSDDSEDSAMKTDRNQTSEQQDSPKREFVSKSSKDGSPKAGTFMQRDESPQFDKVTVLHYSTEQGSPKHAVWMRFTEDKHDRSRDKLLYEDRVDQTVKEAEEKLCEVSQFFRDKTEKLNDELQSPERKPVRRELKEPRSWPSSACSSPQKTKAGDETFSKTKLADPSVTKTFGRVLPAEKKSSSLPSSPQKSQQSKTCESEPSSPSHIKSTSKVTSVRMKFESESQKQPQSRPSKTPPPVQPKPSVKKLQESKLPVYHFFTDQKTSKVTETSQEERIQNNNEDAADSALTSPKSPKLFSNKNVPNVSPQKTFSEINSDANKVTTDVSRIDSDDVINKNLRKKSDTQIPIRTTFNSNDNDPPKKYPVTKPSQIPTLSKNKSLGASATLPNENVTFEILDNIPKDSNSNNLLCSKDILEEVITPPAAAATKENFKGIKRLPVYVSLQVGRQAEREAKGGLHAVKQKSVSGLGPLSPDDDTLEQISFIDSSGKSPVTPDTPSSEEVSYDLTAKTPDGFMELMPDKPSPIMEVPEELEQDDQGKAIISFQKTTPGIQTSISADLANANMQEALMTDNYPRLENSSILNGYDEKAGQETSKDKGVAYIEFPPPPPLDLSETSDPDRKGSCASSETETEMMEVNLQEEQEKMLIEPIIRIQPPSPVPPEVDDSQSNGDDDADEESVFHPIPSKKFTFKAPREEDQQRREKENQKKHDKNGNNNEPLIGINGSNGSNGSNGNGEDYECEQNGNDQSITDCSLATTAEFSHDTDATEIDSLDGYDLQDEDDGMYEQADLKSLAGLDSRRDVWATDSFRPLDRSFPQTKLEVIEEEKTPEECLKDQKDIASDGGNDVPKDSVDMNGQKLSAKEGFSETYFSYKLEEEFNSPFKTVATKGLDFDPWPSKGAEEDIVDMGGTQASNGEPKPFGRAVDEQSQATTPDSTPARTPTDDSTPTSEPNPFPFHEGKMFEMTRSGAIDMSKRDMVEERLQFFQIGPQSPCERTDLRMAIVADHLGLSWTELARELDFSVEEINSIRVENPNSLTAQSFMLLKKWVHRDGKNATTDTLTAVLNKINRLDIVTLLEGPIFDYGNISGTRCFADDNAVIPDQCDGYHQIDAELRTPPELNCAPPTPLCSDDFFRKGGDGVVDSPSRPSELSLVGNPPLVRVEDTSESPDNDRRAAQRRTMFEGAYAPYERQGGCPEEEDEMTQERLQSLLEDIKLEGEGLEDEEMTEEKVHAILEQVRQAEKDFCSLPGWSESDAVAAVDEATAEPGHAVEEGSPDSLVDSLEQPAPSSKKEEEEQGGDRSARRVQWAQNVQCEHVFDDEEEEVEEELEAEESSSEETTVTTRVFRRRVILKGEEARNVPGESVTEEQFTDSDGNLVTRKVIRKVVRRVVGSEQKDEVGEEAGAVVAVAPSGGAVVGKGKRRGKRSRQGHKGKKSHS